One genomic region from Sphingobacterium multivorum encodes:
- a CDS encoding uroporphyrinogen-III synthase, which produces MQTSDVERAKKVKSVLVTLPKPENDKSPYYDLAKKYGLKLDFRGFIHVEGVPAKDVRRDKVNLADYSAVIFTSRNAVDHYFRICEEMRFEVSAEMKYFCISETIALYLQKYIQYRKRKIFFGKQTAKDLEEVLKKHKGENFLFPCSDVANEETSNWLLQNGYKFTPAVLFRTVVSDLTDLKDVFYDVIVFFSPSSVQSLYDNFPDFKQNNTRIAAFGASTQQALLDHGLILDIPAPTPKAPSMTMAVEEYIKKVNK; this is translated from the coding sequence ATGCAAACTTCAGACGTAGAAAGAGCAAAGAAGGTAAAAAGTGTACTGGTGACTTTACCAAAACCTGAAAACGATAAGTCCCCTTATTATGATTTAGCAAAGAAATACGGGTTAAAATTAGACTTTCGAGGTTTTATACACGTAGAAGGAGTTCCTGCCAAAGATGTGCGTAGGGATAAGGTTAATCTAGCAGATTATTCTGCCGTAATATTTACGAGTAGAAATGCTGTAGATCATTATTTTAGAATTTGCGAAGAGATGCGGTTTGAAGTGTCTGCAGAAATGAAATATTTCTGTATTTCAGAGACGATTGCCCTTTATCTTCAAAAGTATATCCAATATAGAAAACGGAAGATTTTCTTTGGTAAACAGACCGCGAAAGACCTTGAAGAGGTATTGAAAAAACACAAAGGGGAGAATTTTTTGTTCCCTTGTTCGGATGTTGCCAATGAGGAAACAAGTAATTGGTTACTACAAAACGGCTACAAATTTACACCAGCTGTGCTTTTTAGAACTGTAGTAAGCGATTTGACGGATTTGAAAGATGTTTTCTACGATGTTATCGTGTTCTTTAGTCCTTCAAGTGTACAGTCCTTATATGATAACTTCCCTGATTTTAAGCAGAATAATACAAGGATTGCAGCCTTTGGCGCTTCTACGCAACAGGCTCTTTTAGATCACGGATTAATTTTAGATATCCCTGCTCCAACACCAAAAGCGCCAAGTATGACGATGGCTGTCGAAGAATATATCAAAAAGGTAAATAAGTAA
- a CDS encoding DUF4271 domain-containing protein gives MSVTIFKYHLLFVVLLLFSITGLNAQRRTFRAVVQNSSTVKADSLNVVKDSVESPNQKVLASLNPALQNQYRIVTVNGEGLKVHNIYNFDVQQYFQGELRSSNLDRQYGTLKAHRENWILFTVLALIFGVGMIRVFFPSDIKLVFQGYWDDRVLLSVSKEDTILTSWPFIFLFILFSGAIGLFVSLFYAYELNRFDFITFPNYMKTVGMVGALFALKIGFIRFLSFVFQIRKLVKEYVTVLYLIYFNTLFLMLPVLLILSLVPLTSVGVVLHLAIVGAALLFFYRFLKTATHIMSMYKFSISYLILYLCCLEIAPILILLRLLS, from the coding sequence ATGAGCGTAACTATCTTCAAATATCATCTTCTATTTGTAGTGCTTCTGCTATTTTCAATTACGGGATTGAATGCGCAGCGGCGGACTTTTCGGGCGGTTGTACAGAACAGCAGCACAGTTAAGGCTGATAGTCTAAATGTAGTAAAAGATTCTGTTGAATCGCCAAACCAGAAAGTCTTGGCATCTTTGAACCCTGCGTTACAGAATCAATATCGGATCGTGACCGTGAACGGGGAAGGGCTGAAGGTTCATAACATTTATAATTTTGATGTACAGCAGTATTTTCAGGGTGAATTAAGAAGTAGCAATTTGGATCGGCAATATGGCACGCTCAAGGCTCATCGTGAAAACTGGATTTTATTTACAGTTCTCGCATTAATTTTTGGTGTTGGGATGATTCGGGTATTCTTCCCGTCAGATATCAAATTGGTTTTTCAGGGCTATTGGGACGATCGGGTCTTACTATCAGTAAGTAAGGAGGATACGATACTGACATCTTGGCCATTTATTTTTCTGTTTATATTATTCTCTGGGGCAATAGGCTTATTTGTAAGCCTATTTTATGCGTATGAATTAAATAGATTCGATTTTATTACTTTTCCCAATTATATGAAGACTGTGGGTATGGTTGGCGCTTTGTTTGCACTAAAAATCGGGTTTATCCGGTTCTTATCCTTTGTGTTTCAAATCAGAAAGTTGGTAAAAGAATATGTGACCGTGCTGTATCTGATTTATTTCAATACACTTTTTTTAATGCTTCCTGTATTATTAATTTTGAGTCTTGTGCCTTTGACATCGGTGGGTGTTGTACTGCATTTGGCCATCGTTGGAGCGGCCTTACTCTTTTTCTATCGATTTCTGAAGACAGCGACTCATATTATGTCCATGTATAAATTTTCAATTTCCTATTTAATTTTGTACCTTTGTTGCCTAGAAATAGCACCAATATTAATACTGTTAAGATTATTGAGCTAA
- a CDS encoding DNA-3-methyladenine glycosylase I → MYKEIIRCQWCGSDPQYVDYHDKEWGRQVRDDKTLFEFLILESAQAGLSWITILRRRAAYQEAFANFDVDQVAAYTNEHVARLLSDSGIIKHRNKIESTITNAQHFKKIQAEYGSFYDYLYSFLPEKQPIVNHWSSLQQVPATTVISDKIAKDMKKRGFKFFGSTICYAYMQAVGMVNDHIETCSFK, encoded by the coding sequence ATGTACAAAGAAATCATACGTTGTCAATGGTGCGGTTCTGATCCGCAATATGTAGACTATCACGATAAAGAATGGGGGCGACAAGTCCGCGATGACAAAACTTTATTTGAATTTTTGATCCTGGAGTCTGCACAAGCTGGCTTAAGCTGGATCACAATTCTTCGTCGAAGAGCAGCATACCAAGAAGCTTTTGCCAACTTTGATGTTGATCAAGTCGCGGCCTATACCAACGAACATGTTGCGAGGCTTTTGAGCGATTCGGGAATCATCAAACACAGGAATAAAATTGAATCCACCATTACCAATGCGCAACATTTCAAGAAAATCCAAGCAGAATATGGTAGCTTCTATGACTACTTATACAGCTTTTTACCTGAAAAACAACCGATTGTAAACCACTGGAGCAGTTTGCAACAGGTACCTGCAACGACAGTTATTTCTGATAAGATAGCAAAAGATATGAAGAAAAGAGGGTTCAAATTTTTCGGCTCTACCATTTGTTATGCGTATATGCAGGCCGTTGGAATGGTGAACGACCATATCGAAACCTGTTCGTTTAAATAG
- the hpt gene encoding hypoxanthine phosphoribosyltransferase: MKKIEIDGLLFEPLFEEEQIQKRVRLMGIDISRRYEHKLPVFIGVLNGCFMFMADLLKQIDVPCEMSFIKLASYIGTGQSELNELLGLGIDLEGRDVIIVEDIVDSGHSLKYTLDAVKKLNPASVIACALLVKPEALQYHFEELTYVGFEISKEFVVGYGMDFNGLCRNLPDIYKNVAI, translated from the coding sequence ATGAAAAAGATAGAAATTGACGGATTGCTTTTCGAACCTTTATTTGAAGAAGAACAAATTCAGAAGCGAGTGCGCCTAATGGGGATTGATATAAGCCGGCGTTATGAACACAAACTGCCTGTTTTTATAGGCGTCTTGAATGGATGTTTTATGTTTATGGCAGATTTGCTTAAGCAAATTGATGTTCCTTGTGAGATGTCCTTTATTAAGTTGGCATCTTATATTGGAACGGGACAATCTGAATTAAACGAGCTTTTAGGACTTGGTATCGACCTTGAAGGCCGTGATGTGATTATTGTAGAAGATATTGTCGACTCCGGGCATTCACTTAAATATACCTTGGATGCAGTAAAAAAATTAAATCCAGCCAGTGTGATTGCCTGTGCACTTTTGGTGAAACCTGAGGCACTGCAGTATCATTTTGAGGAATTAACTTATGTTGGCTTTGAAATAAGTAAGGAATTTGTAGTTGGGTACGGTATGGACTTTAATGGTCTTTGTCGGAATCTCCCCGATATTTATAAAAACGTAGCAATCTAA
- a CDS encoding biosynthetic peptidoglycan transglycosylase — MSNRFITSFKSRKWRWLYIALAAMLILAIAVGTYAYQKRDAMLMGAINKAKAKLLEKYDMELKIQYYAFQGISAVQFKNIQLLPRHRDQLAQINDLTVSVKLWPLLFGDVKLGQVILDNGTVSLVKKDSVSNYDFLFKKQKKDTVENDNPKQNLAALADRLLKNVFFKVPNDLDLKNLELSYRDDSTSQRIVIPSAVIDGGDMETKFLLNDHEAAWNLTGTIDSDNQECDLRLFSDKKEVNLPLLQRKFGLAVSFDEISFRLDKAHRRNKELLELHGQWGFKNLKVNHWRISSKDVIFPEAIMQGALNIGASSIEVSKESTVQVKDFVFSPYLKYVHKPEKELFLAIHTEKIAAQHFFDAMPVGLFPGLDGIQVEGHIQYDLNFALEIKKPEKLLFSSKMDDRDLKVVKWGEADIAMLNTPFTYTAYEDGKPMREIVVGPQNPNFTPLDQISRYMQISLINTEDPFFFKHKGFEEKAFKLSIATNIKEKGFKRGASTISMQLVKNVFLNRNKTVVRKLEEILLVWLMERSQQVSKQRMYEVYLNVIEWGNNVYGITEAARYYFGKTPAQLGLGESIFLSSIVPRPKKGLNFFDWTGHLKGNMLRYFNTYGHIMTKTGQISVDSTTSNYGFYEVVLQPHLRAARPAVVDSVDVFDMGDDPLLFDRLESSSPADHLESVSVPKKLKQMDLTEKKDEEATEPEKPKRSLFDKILGRKKEEKQNDAHK; from the coding sequence ATGTCCAATCGATTTATAACATCTTTTAAGTCCCGCAAGTGGCGATGGCTTTATATTGCGCTAGCTGCTATGCTGATTTTGGCTATTGCAGTTGGTACCTATGCTTATCAGAAAAGAGATGCCATGCTCATGGGAGCAATCAACAAAGCGAAAGCAAAATTGCTTGAAAAGTATGATATGGAATTGAAGATCCAATATTATGCCTTCCAGGGAATTAGTGCAGTACAGTTTAAGAATATACAATTGTTGCCCAGACATCGCGATCAATTGGCACAAATCAATGATCTGACGGTATCTGTAAAATTGTGGCCTTTGCTGTTCGGAGATGTAAAATTGGGGCAGGTTATTTTGGATAATGGGACCGTCTCTCTTGTTAAAAAAGACTCGGTCAGTAACTACGATTTCTTATTCAAGAAACAGAAAAAAGATACCGTAGAAAATGATAACCCAAAACAGAATCTGGCAGCTTTAGCAGATCGATTGTTGAAAAATGTGTTTTTTAAGGTTCCAAATGATCTGGATCTCAAGAATCTTGAGCTTTCCTATCGCGACGACAGCACTTCACAGCGCATTGTCATTCCCTCTGCGGTGATCGACGGTGGAGATATGGAAACGAAGTTCCTGCTAAACGACCATGAAGCGGCCTGGAATCTGACTGGAACAATAGATTCGGATAATCAAGAATGTGACCTTCGTCTTTTTTCTGATAAAAAGGAGGTCAATCTTCCCTTGTTGCAACGCAAATTTGGTCTTGCAGTAAGTTTTGATGAAATATCCTTCCGACTGGACAAGGCGCACAGGAGGAATAAGGAATTGCTGGAATTGCATGGGCAATGGGGCTTTAAAAATTTGAAAGTAAATCACTGGCGTATTTCTAGTAAAGATGTCATCTTTCCTGAAGCTATCATGCAGGGGGCATTGAATATTGGAGCATCATCGATTGAAGTGAGTAAAGAAAGTACCGTACAGGTCAAAGATTTTGTGTTTTCTCCTTATCTCAAGTATGTGCACAAACCAGAAAAAGAACTCTTCCTTGCTATTCACACTGAAAAGATAGCGGCACAGCACTTTTTTGATGCCATGCCAGTTGGATTATTCCCAGGTTTAGACGGTATTCAGGTGGAGGGGCACATTCAATACGATTTAAACTTTGCGCTCGAAATAAAAAAGCCCGAAAAGCTTCTTTTCTCTTCCAAAATGGATGATAGGGATTTAAAAGTCGTTAAATGGGGAGAGGCTGATATTGCGATGCTAAATACGCCTTTCACGTATACAGCTTACGAAGATGGTAAGCCGATGCGGGAGATTGTGGTGGGGCCTCAAAACCCTAATTTTACACCGCTAGATCAAATATCCCGTTATATGCAGATTAGTTTGATCAATACAGAAGACCCCTTTTTCTTTAAACACAAGGGCTTTGAGGAGAAGGCTTTTAAGCTCTCCATTGCTACAAATATCAAGGAAAAAGGGTTTAAGCGCGGGGCGAGTACGATATCTATGCAACTGGTAAAAAATGTTTTTCTAAATCGGAATAAGACCGTTGTGCGGAAGCTGGAAGAAATTTTGCTGGTATGGCTGATGGAGCGTTCACAGCAAGTCAGCAAACAACGCATGTACGAGGTTTACCTGAATGTCATCGAATGGGGGAATAATGTATATGGTATCACCGAAGCTGCGCGTTATTATTTTGGAAAAACACCGGCACAGTTGGGGCTTGGAGAGAGTATATTTTTGTCCAGTATCGTTCCACGACCTAAAAAAGGACTCAACTTTTTTGATTGGACAGGGCACCTGAAAGGGAATATGTTGCGCTATTTTAATACCTATGGTCATATTATGACCAAAACGGGGCAGATTAGTGTGGATTCAACAACTTCAAATTATGGTTTTTATGAAGTTGTTCTGCAACCGCATCTGCGGGCAGCTCGACCAGCTGTGGTAGATTCGGTTGATGTATTTGATATGGGAGATGATCCATTGTTGTTCGATCGTCTCGAAAGTAGCTCTCCTGCCGATCATCTTGAAAGTGTATCTGTTCCAAAGAAGCTAAAACAAATGGATCTAACGGAAAAGAAAGATGAGGAGGCGACTGAACCAGAGAAACCAAAACGATCGCTATTTGACAAGATATTGGGACGTAAAAAAGAAGAAAAACAAAACGACGCACACAAATAG
- a CDS encoding Mrp/NBP35 family ATP-binding protein, whose protein sequence is MVTKEQVLNALSYVEEPDLKKDLVTLNMIQNIEIEGQKISFDVILTTPACPLKDHIEHACRNAIAHFIDKNLEVQINMTSNVIGKQGAQVSGIKNIILVSSGKGGVGKSTVAANLALALHAKGAKTGLLDADIYGPSLPIMFGLEGAKPGSVEMPDGQVKIEPLEKFGLKLLSIGFFTDPNQPIPWRGPMTTSAIKQLFNDAHWGELDYLVVDMPPGTGDIHITVSQTFPIAGAVIVTTPQHVALADAVKGIGMFLMDSINIPLLGVVENMAYFTPAELPENKYYIFGKDGGKRLAEEYKVPFLGEIPLLKGISDAGDNGFPVAIDTEDPVTKSFLTIAEKVAQQLSIIHSQGK, encoded by the coding sequence ATGGTTACCAAAGAACAAGTATTAAATGCATTATCCTATGTTGAAGAGCCTGATTTGAAAAAGGATCTTGTAACATTGAATATGATTCAAAATATCGAAATCGAAGGCCAAAAAATTTCTTTCGATGTCATTTTAACTACGCCAGCTTGCCCGCTTAAAGACCATATTGAGCATGCTTGTCGAAACGCTATAGCCCATTTCATCGACAAAAATCTCGAAGTTCAGATTAACATGACTTCCAATGTGATTGGGAAGCAAGGTGCACAAGTATCGGGTATTAAAAATATCATTTTGGTATCTTCAGGCAAAGGTGGAGTTGGTAAATCTACGGTTGCCGCCAATCTAGCTCTTGCTCTCCATGCCAAAGGTGCTAAAACAGGACTTTTAGATGCCGATATCTATGGACCATCGCTTCCGATTATGTTTGGATTGGAAGGCGCTAAGCCAGGTTCGGTAGAAATGCCAGACGGACAGGTTAAAATTGAACCGCTTGAAAAATTTGGGCTGAAATTACTTTCAATAGGATTTTTCACCGATCCAAACCAACCTATTCCATGGCGTGGTCCAATGACCACCTCCGCAATCAAGCAGCTTTTTAACGATGCGCATTGGGGCGAACTGGATTACTTGGTCGTTGATATGCCTCCAGGCACTGGTGACATCCATATCACCGTATCGCAGACATTCCCTATTGCCGGAGCTGTGATTGTCACTACGCCGCAGCACGTTGCCCTGGCCGACGCCGTCAAAGGAATCGGAATGTTCTTAATGGATAGCATCAATATTCCATTATTGGGTGTCGTGGAAAATATGGCCTATTTTACCCCGGCTGAGCTGCCAGAGAATAAATACTATATTTTTGGTAAAGACGGTGGAAAACGTTTAGCAGAAGAATATAAAGTTCCTTTCCTCGGTGAAATCCCTTTATTAAAAGGCATTTCTGATGCTGGAGACAATGGTTTCCCAGTTGCCATAGATACCGAAGACCCTGTAACGAAATCATTTTTAACGATTGCAGAGAAAGTTGCCCAGCAACTTTCCATTATCCATAGCCAGGGGAAGTAA
- a CDS encoding exodeoxyribonuclease III, producing the protein MKIVTYNVNGLRAALKKDWLGWLKTVNADVICLQEIKATPDQIPEIALLEQMGYEHYWYPAQKKGYSGVALFTRITPKHIEYGCGHEDYDFEGRIIRADFDQVSVMSTYFPSGTTGDVRQDFKYRFLADFQLYSDKLLVEKPNLVVCGDYNICHRAIDIHNPKSNANSSGFLPEEREWMENFINSGYIDSFRHLNPDPHHYSWWSYRAGARAKNLGWRIDYNMVSKPLAEKIKSSSIMPDAVHSDHCPVLLELAV; encoded by the coding sequence ATGAAAATAGTAACCTATAATGTGAATGGTTTACGTGCAGCCTTGAAGAAAGATTGGTTAGGCTGGTTGAAAACTGTAAATGCAGATGTCATCTGTCTTCAGGAGATTAAAGCTACACCGGATCAAATTCCCGAAATTGCTTTGTTGGAACAGATGGGCTATGAGCATTACTGGTATCCCGCTCAAAAAAAGGGCTATAGCGGAGTCGCCTTGTTTACGCGTATCACACCTAAGCATATTGAGTATGGTTGCGGCCATGAAGATTATGATTTTGAAGGACGTATTATCCGTGCTGATTTTGATCAGGTTTCCGTGATGAGTACCTATTTTCCATCAGGTACGACAGGAGATGTGCGACAAGATTTTAAATACCGTTTTCTGGCGGATTTTCAGTTATATAGCGATAAGCTTTTGGTCGAAAAACCGAATTTGGTCGTTTGTGGTGATTATAATATTTGTCACCGTGCTATTGATATTCACAATCCAAAATCAAATGCAAATTCTTCGGGATTTCTTCCAGAGGAGCGCGAATGGATGGAGAATTTTATTAATTCGGGCTATATCGACTCTTTTCGCCATTTAAATCCGGATCCGCACCATTACAGTTGGTGGAGTTACCGTGCTGGAGCACGTGCGAAAAACCTGGGTTGGCGTATTGATTATAATATGGTTTCAAAGCCTCTGGCAGAGAAAATCAAATCTTCAAGCATAATGCCAGATGCTGTCCATTCCGATCATTGCCCGGTATTGTTGGAGCTTGCCGTCTAA
- a CDS encoding peptidylprolyl isomerase: MKFLKASLIAVFCFLQVLAFAAKPEFKYVQIVTDKGTCVLRLYNETPKHRDNFVKLAKSKYYDGTLFHRVIQNFMIQGGDPDSRNAVGGAQLGNGGPGYTIPAEIQDGLFHKKGTIGAARDNNPAKASSGSQFYLVQGKVFTPEDLDRLEQTRMNGKKFSEVQRQAYTTIGGAPHLDWNYTVFGELVKGVDVIDQIAAVKTDKHDRPEVDQKMSMHVLTRREALNLERELKGLKPQTGIFSKIGDLFSSKDY, from the coding sequence ATGAAATTTTTAAAGGCTAGTTTAATAGCAGTATTCTGCTTTCTGCAGGTTTTGGCATTTGCGGCTAAACCCGAGTTTAAATATGTACAGATCGTTACTGACAAGGGGACCTGTGTGCTGCGGTTGTATAATGAGACACCTAAACATCGGGATAACTTTGTCAAATTGGCAAAAAGTAAATATTACGACGGGACTTTGTTCCATCGTGTCATCCAGAATTTTATGATTCAGGGTGGTGATCCTGATTCAAGAAATGCCGTTGGCGGCGCTCAATTGGGTAATGGAGGACCAGGGTATACAATTCCTGCAGAGATTCAGGATGGTTTATTCCATAAAAAAGGTACTATCGGAGCGGCTCGAGATAATAATCCCGCAAAGGCTTCTTCAGGTTCTCAATTTTATCTCGTTCAGGGAAAGGTATTCACCCCTGAAGACCTCGATCGTTTGGAGCAAACACGAATGAACGGTAAGAAATTTTCGGAAGTGCAACGTCAGGCGTATACGACTATTGGTGGCGCTCCGCATTTGGATTGGAATTATACCGTATTTGGTGAGCTGGTCAAAGGCGTGGATGTCATCGATCAGATTGCAGCTGTGAAAACCGATAAGCACGATAGGCCAGAAGTCGACCAAAAAATGAGCATGCACGTGCTCACAAGACGAGAAGCGTTAAACCTGGAGCGAGAACTAAAAGGTCTAAAACCTCAGACGGGTATCTTTTCTAAAATCGGTGATTTGTTCTCTTCCAAGGATTATTAA
- a CDS encoding low molecular weight protein-tyrosine-phosphatase, with amino-acid sequence MKILMVCLGNICRSPLAHGILKQKVADNQLNWVVESAGTGDWHIGEAPDRRAIAIAKKYGVDISGQRARHFKPNFFAEYDLIFVMDRQNYEDVCAQVIDKEDLNKVKLFLGDDVVPDPYFDDNLFDPVFQMIDQRCAEVIAKGGNLTA; translated from the coding sequence ATGAAAATTTTAATGGTTTGTTTGGGCAATATCTGTCGTTCGCCCCTTGCACATGGTATATTAAAACAAAAAGTTGCGGATAATCAATTAAATTGGGTCGTTGAGTCGGCGGGTACAGGTGACTGGCACATTGGTGAAGCACCCGACCGTAGGGCGATAGCCATTGCAAAGAAGTATGGTGTCGATATTTCCGGTCAGCGGGCCCGACATTTCAAGCCGAATTTTTTTGCCGAATATGATCTTATATTTGTGATGGATAGACAAAATTATGAAGATGTATGCGCTCAGGTGATTGATAAGGAAGACCTGAACAAAGTGAAATTGTTTTTAGGAGATGATGTTGTTCCCGATCCGTATTTTGACGATAATTTGTTCGATCCAGTTTTTCAGATGATTGATCAGCGCTGTGCAGAGGTTATTGCAAAAGGAGGGAATCTAACGGCATAA
- a CDS encoding Do family serine endopeptidase, whose protein sequence is MNKVGLTLLTAVFGGAVALGGYKLIENKKLDGMSFEDKQKVYFANNPTGVMSSTGNPDFTQAAAIVSPGVVHIKTTYSRKGSQQSQGSPFDMFEEFFGMPQGGGRRQMQAQPVQASGSGVIISDDGYIVTNNHVVEDADKIEVVLTDKRTFEAKLIGRDPNTDLALLKVSGKGLPVVKLGNSDNVNVGEWVLAFGYPLGLQSTVTAGIISAKGRQIGILSEGQQQRGNPFGGGQDQIPVSSAIESFIQTDAVINKGNSGGALTNASGELIGINSAIASPTGTYAGYGFAIPVNLVKKIVDDFVEYGNVKRGYIGVTYTEITPELAKEKGFTDVDGLYVQDVVAGGAAEAAGVKKGDILTKINGKVITGSPVLSETIGRARPGDKVNVTYKRDGKEKQVTMTLKGEESLKTANTGGKASKSATEIYNKLGASFIPASAQKKKELGVNSGVVVTQVNRGGIFDYFGVERGLVITEVNGKAVNTVDDVETALGATQRNIVRLKGVSPQGGAVQLSFPVEY, encoded by the coding sequence ATGAATAAGGTCGGTTTAACGCTATTAACGGCTGTTTTCGGTGGAGCGGTAGCATTAGGTGGTTACAAGCTTATTGAGAATAAGAAGTTGGATGGTATGTCTTTCGAAGACAAACAAAAAGTTTATTTTGCAAACAATCCTACAGGAGTTATGTCTTCAACAGGCAATCCTGATTTCACCCAGGCTGCAGCAATAGTGTCGCCAGGTGTAGTGCATATTAAGACAACCTATAGCCGTAAAGGATCACAGCAATCGCAAGGTTCTCCGTTCGATATGTTTGAAGAGTTTTTTGGCATGCCACAAGGTGGTGGACGTCGTCAAATGCAGGCGCAACCTGTGCAGGCATCCGGATCAGGTGTAATTATCTCGGATGATGGTTATATTGTAACGAATAACCACGTCGTAGAAGATGCAGATAAAATTGAAGTCGTATTAACAGACAAACGTACGTTTGAAGCCAAATTGATCGGACGTGATCCGAATACAGATTTAGCCCTGTTGAAAGTGTCAGGCAAGGGGCTTCCTGTGGTTAAATTAGGTAACTCAGATAATGTCAATGTCGGTGAATGGGTGTTGGCTTTTGGATACCCGCTAGGGCTTCAATCTACAGTTACCGCAGGTATCATTAGTGCAAAGGGGCGTCAGATCGGTATTCTGAGTGAAGGTCAGCAACAACGTGGTAATCCATTTGGTGGTGGACAGGATCAAATCCCGGTGAGTTCAGCGATAGAATCCTTTATTCAAACAGATGCTGTTATCAATAAAGGAAATAGTGGTGGTGCGTTGACGAATGCTTCGGGAGAATTGATTGGTATTAACTCTGCTATCGCTTCTCCGACAGGAACCTATGCGGGTTATGGTTTTGCGATTCCGGTCAATTTGGTGAAAAAGATTGTCGATGACTTTGTCGAATACGGTAATGTAAAACGCGGTTATATCGGTGTTACCTATACCGAAATAACACCTGAACTTGCTAAAGAGAAAGGTTTTACAGATGTTGATGGCTTGTATGTTCAAGACGTTGTAGCTGGTGGTGCCGCAGAGGCTGCAGGTGTTAAAAAAGGAGATATCCTGACCAAGATTAATGGAAAAGTGATCACAGGTTCACCTGTCTTAAGTGAAACTATAGGTCGTGCGCGTCCTGGAGATAAGGTCAATGTCACCTACAAACGTGATGGTAAGGAAAAACAAGTAACCATGACATTGAAAGGGGAAGAATCCTTGAAGACCGCAAATACCGGCGGTAAAGCTTCTAAAAGTGCAACGGAGATTTACAATAAATTGGGTGCAAGCTTTATTCCTGCTTCAGCTCAGAAGAAAAAAGAGCTGGGTGTCAACTCTGGAGTTGTTGTGACCCAAGTGAATCGTGGTGGCATCTTTGATTACTTCGGTGTAGAGCGTGGATTGGTCATTACTGAGGTTAATGGAAAAGCTGTAAATACAGTAGACGATGTTGAAACTGCGCTTGGCGCAACACAACGTAATATTGTGCGATTGAAAGGGGTATCTCCTCAAGGTGGTGCTGTTCAATTGAGCTTCCCAGTAGAATATTAA
- the dapF gene encoding diaminopimelate epimerase, which translates to MASKVRFSKYQGAGNDFILVDNRDSAFDRADEALVEKLCNRRFGIGADGLMLLQNKENYDFEMIYYNADGREGSMCGNGGRCIVAFARDLGIITDKTVFLAVDGIHHASLAADLVNLQMIDVQDYTRDGEAYVLQTGSPHYVEFVKNLQDKNVFQDGYAIRNNATYEKEGINVNFIEAEGDGYFLRTFERGVEDETYACGTGATAAAMAVALQQNLEGDITIPIRVLGGQLYISFHKKDSHFSEVFLKGPAQFVFEGNY; encoded by the coding sequence ATGGCATCAAAAGTAAGATTTTCAAAATATCAGGGCGCAGGAAATGACTTCATTTTAGTAGACAACCGCGACAGTGCATTTGACCGCGCAGATGAAGCATTGGTAGAAAAGCTCTGTAACCGTCGGTTTGGCATTGGTGCCGATGGCTTAATGCTGCTTCAAAACAAGGAAAATTACGATTTTGAGATGATTTATTATAATGCCGACGGCAGAGAAGGCAGCATGTGTGGTAACGGGGGCCGTTGTATCGTCGCTTTTGCACGCGACTTAGGCATCATTACTGACAAAACTGTCTTTTTGGCAGTAGACGGCATACACCATGCCTCGCTAGCAGCAGACCTTGTCAATCTGCAAATGATCGATGTACAAGATTATACACGTGATGGTGAAGCTTATGTATTACAAACGGGGTCTCCACATTATGTTGAGTTTGTAAAAAATCTGCAGGATAAAAATGTCTTCCAAGATGGCTACGCAATTCGCAACAATGCTACTTATGAAAAAGAAGGCATCAATGTAAATTTCATTGAAGCGGAAGGAGATGGTTATTTCCTCCGTACTTTTGAGCGCGGTGTTGAAGATGAAACCTATGCCTGCGGCACTGGAGCAACTGCAGCAGCGATGGCTGTTGCCCTGCAGCAAAATTTAGAAGGTGATATCACTATTCCTATCCGCGTATTAGGAGGGCAGCTTTATATTTCATTCCATAAGAAGGACTCCCATTTCTCAGAGGTATTCTTAAAAGGTCCAGCACAATTTGTCTTTGAAGGAAACTATTAG